Proteins encoded by one window of Kineosporia sp. NBRC 101731:
- a CDS encoding carboxyltransferase domain-containing protein: MPSTVPSTSLIAWPAGESGYLIDVPQADPALVAQGLRTMAGRRRIQLVDVVPGLSTVLVVLADPMPYPLFRVLLAEIEQEPVEAAADTGIITLDVRYDGPDLEEVASLTGLSVREVVEIHTGTDFHAALSGFAPGFVYLTGVPEQLRVPRRSEPRSGVRGGSVALADQFTAVYPRRSPGGWRLIGSTTARLWDEKADPPAVIRPGMTVRFRPVV; the protein is encoded by the coding sequence GTGCCCAGCACTGTCCCGAGCACGTCGCTGATCGCCTGGCCGGCGGGGGAGTCCGGCTATCTCATCGACGTGCCCCAGGCCGACCCCGCCCTGGTCGCCCAGGGACTGCGGACCATGGCCGGGCGACGGCGCATCCAGCTGGTCGACGTCGTGCCGGGTCTGTCCACGGTGCTCGTCGTGCTGGCGGACCCCATGCCCTACCCCCTCTTCCGGGTGCTGCTGGCCGAGATCGAGCAGGAACCCGTCGAGGCCGCGGCCGACACCGGCATCATCACCCTCGACGTGCGCTACGACGGCCCCGATCTGGAAGAGGTGGCTTCCCTGACCGGGCTCAGTGTGCGGGAGGTCGTCGAGATCCACACCGGAACCGATTTCCACGCTGCTCTGAGCGGTTTCGCACCTGGCTTCGTCTACCTCACCGGTGTGCCCGAGCAGTTGCGGGTGCCCCGGCGGTCCGAGCCCCGGTCGGGCGTGCGGGGCGGATCCGTGGCGCTCGCCGACCAGTTCACCGCCGTCTATCCGCGCCGGAGTCCGGGCGGGTGGCGGCTGATCGGGAGCACCACAGCGCGCCTGTGGGACGAGAAGGCGGATCCGCCGGCCGTGATCCGTCCCGGCATGACCGTTCGATTCCGGCCGGTCGTTTGA
- a CDS encoding biotin-dependent carboxyltransferase family protein → MFHVLDPGLFTTIQDDGRPGHAHLGVPSSGALDRFSFRLANRLVGNPAGAAVLETTLRGPRLRWEGTAPVTVAVTGAPAPVLVDGRPAAFDAAVRVRPGQTLEIGAITAGLRSYIAFSGGLMVDAVLGSRSTDVLSGLGPPVLTEGSGLPVGPPGEVPPVDFVAPPGILRDPVLDVMPGPRADWFTEAALVTLVRTLWKVSPTSNRVALRLEGSPLERARPGELPSEGTATGSLQVPGNGLPVLFLNDHPVTGGYPVIGVVTRRSLDRAAQAAPGTGLRFRVFSSRASR, encoded by the coding sequence ATGTTCCACGTGCTTGACCCGGGTCTGTTCACCACGATCCAGGACGACGGCCGCCCCGGTCACGCGCATCTGGGCGTGCCGTCGTCCGGTGCGCTCGACCGGTTCTCGTTCCGCCTGGCCAACCGGCTGGTCGGCAACCCGGCCGGGGCGGCGGTCCTGGAGACCACCCTGCGCGGTCCGCGGCTGCGGTGGGAGGGGACGGCTCCGGTCACGGTCGCGGTCACCGGGGCCCCGGCACCGGTGCTGGTCGACGGCCGGCCCGCCGCCTTCGACGCGGCGGTGCGCGTGCGCCCCGGACAGACGCTCGAGATCGGTGCGATCACGGCCGGGTTGCGCTCGTACATCGCCTTTTCGGGTGGGCTGATGGTGGACGCCGTGCTCGGCAGCCGTTCCACCGACGTTCTCAGTGGGTTGGGTCCCCCGGTCCTGACCGAGGGCTCCGGGCTACCGGTCGGCCCTCCGGGTGAGGTGCCGCCGGTCGATTTCGTCGCCCCGCCGGGCATTCTCCGCGACCCGGTGCTCGACGTGATGCCCGGGCCCCGGGCGGACTGGTTCACCGAAGCGGCCCTGGTGACCCTCGTCCGTACGCTCTGGAAGGTCTCCCCGACCAGCAACCGGGTGGCACTGAGACTGGAAGGCTCCCCGCTGGAACGGGCCCGTCCCGGCGAACTACCGTCCGAGGGCACGGCCACGGGCAGTCTTCAGGTGCCCGGGAACGGGCTGCCCGTGCTGTTTCTCAACGACCACCCGGTCACCGGCGGCTATCCGGTGATCGGAGTGGTGACCCGCCGGAGTCTTGACCGGGCGGCTCAGGCGGCCCCCGGCACCGGGCTGCGGTTCCGGGTGTTCAGTTCGCGAGCATCCCGCTGA
- a CDS encoding solute carrier family 23 protein — MAIGWKLHGDGKTLAPGEVVAPDERLSWDRTIGLGAQHVVAMFGATFVFPVLMGLNPQLAIMMSGIATIVFLLIVQNKVPSYLGTSASFVGGVAAIRAQGGDSSDVTGAILVAGLALVAVGLVIHFAGAQIVNEILPPAVTGAVVMLIGFNLAPVVADTYWPQDQWVALLVMIFVIVLSVAVGGFIGRIAIFLGLVFGYLVSWLFDQVFGQITAFNAGTGEVDTHWRVVWDSVESASWIGFPDKTMVGPDGLEVAGWHAPTFSAAFILLVLPSVIALVAENAGHVKAVSEMTGADLDPVLGRAIAGDGVGTVLASAVGGSPTTTYAENIGVMAATRVYSTAAYFVAAIVAILFGLCPKFGALVSSVPGGVLGGITVVLYGMVGLLGAKIWIESKVDFGNPINLVPLAAGLIVAIGNVSLKVTDDFSLSGIALGTIIAVAGWHLARAVAPAHLKEQLKASRV; from the coding sequence ATGGCCATCGGATGGAAGTTGCACGGGGACGGCAAGACGCTGGCACCGGGCGAAGTGGTGGCACCGGACGAGCGGCTGAGCTGGGACCGCACGATCGGTCTCGGGGCCCAGCACGTGGTGGCCATGTTCGGCGCCACGTTCGTGTTCCCGGTGCTGATGGGGCTCAACCCACAGCTCGCGATCATGATGAGCGGCATCGCGACGATCGTGTTCCTGCTGATCGTGCAGAACAAGGTTCCGTCGTACCTCGGCACCAGCGCCTCGTTCGTCGGCGGGGTGGCGGCGATCAGGGCCCAGGGCGGTGACTCCTCCGACGTCACCGGCGCGATCCTGGTCGCCGGCCTGGCGCTGGTCGCGGTCGGCCTGGTGATCCACTTCGCGGGCGCCCAGATCGTCAACGAGATCCTGCCGCCCGCCGTCACGGGTGCGGTGGTGATGCTGATCGGCTTCAACCTGGCCCCGGTGGTCGCGGACACCTACTGGCCGCAGGACCAGTGGGTGGCCCTGCTGGTGATGATCTTCGTGATCGTGCTCAGCGTGGCCGTGGGCGGTTTCATCGGCCGGATCGCGATCTTCCTCGGCCTGGTGTTCGGCTACCTCGTCTCCTGGCTCTTCGACCAGGTGTTCGGGCAGATCACCGCCTTCAACGCGGGCACCGGCGAGGTGGACACGCACTGGCGGGTGGTCTGGGACAGCGTCGAGAGCGCTTCCTGGATCGGGTTCCCGGACAAGACCATGGTCGGCCCGGACGGCCTGGAGGTCGCCGGCTGGCACGCCCCCACCTTCTCGGCCGCGTTCATCCTGCTGGTGCTGCCCTCCGTGATCGCCCTGGTGGCGGAGAACGCCGGACACGTGAAGGCGGTCAGCGAGATGACCGGCGCCGACCTGGACCCGGTGCTCGGCCGGGCGATCGCGGGCGACGGGGTGGGCACCGTGCTGGCGAGCGCGGTGGGCGGTTCCCCCACCACCACCTACGCCGAGAACATCGGCGTGATGGCCGCGACCCGCGTCTACTCCACGGCGGCGTACTTCGTGGCCGCGATCGTCGCGATCCTGTTCGGTCTCTGCCCCAAGTTCGGCGCGCTGGTCTCGTCCGTACCCGGTGGCGTGCTCGGCGGCATCACCGTGGTGCTCTACGGCATGGTCGGCCTGCTCGGCGCCAAGATCTGGATCGAGAGCAAGGTCGACTTCGGCAACCCGATCAACCTGGTGCCCCTGGCCGCCGGGCTGATCGTGGCGATCGGCAACGTGAGCCTGAAGGTCACCGACGACTTCTCGCTCTCCGGGATCGCGCTGGGCACGATCATCGCGGTGGCGGGCTGGCACCTGGCCCGGGCGGTGGCTCCGGCCCATCTCAAGGAACAGCTGAAGGCCAGCCGAGTCTGA
- a CDS encoding DUF2877 domain-containing protein, with the protein MTAASLTLFPLLAGPARPARVSAIVSGAVYLEIDPVTDETEGYRPGAVVALLDPAAVQLPIGLTLPPGVADLLPVSVDGDPVSHGPIVFGHGAVSMAGTRLPVLRWWNPTVPKQVMPPPAPELLPTALLDQLLEAAAEPLAEGLDLLRSGDTEKAFEALLGTGPGLTPAGDDALVGALAALAAWAPRSTAHRLLADGVAGADGRTTAISAALLRSAVAGAVVPQLIRFVGALSTGDPAAIRPALEEVLPVGASSGAAMAAGAVAQLTNLIQGPGRRRVAIDATGPISALY; encoded by the coding sequence ATGACGGCCGCGAGCCTGACCCTGTTCCCTCTGCTCGCCGGTCCTGCGAGACCGGCGCGGGTGAGCGCGATCGTCTCCGGTGCCGTCTATCTGGAGATCGATCCGGTGACGGACGAGACCGAGGGTTACCGCCCCGGTGCCGTGGTGGCCCTGCTCGACCCGGCGGCCGTGCAGCTGCCGATCGGCCTGACGCTGCCGCCCGGTGTCGCCGATCTGCTGCCGGTCTCCGTCGACGGCGACCCGGTGTCGCACGGCCCGATCGTCTTCGGCCACGGTGCCGTCTCGATGGCCGGCACCCGGCTGCCGGTGCTGCGCTGGTGGAACCCGACCGTGCCCAAGCAGGTCATGCCGCCGCCGGCCCCCGAGCTGCTGCCCACGGCCCTGCTCGACCAGTTGCTGGAAGCTGCCGCGGAGCCCCTCGCCGAGGGTCTCGACCTGCTGCGCTCCGGTGACACCGAGAAAGCCTTCGAGGCCCTGCTCGGTACCGGCCCGGGGCTGACACCCGCCGGTGACGACGCTCTGGTCGGTGCCCTGGCCGCGCTGGCTGCCTGGGCCCCGCGTTCCACGGCCCACCGCCTGCTGGCCGACGGTGTGGCGGGTGCCGACGGTCGCACGACGGCCATCTCCGCCGCCCTGCTGCGCTCGGCTGTCGCCGGTGCCGTGGTGCCCCAGCTGATCCGTTTCGTCGGCGCCCTGAGCACCGGCGACCCGGCCGCCATCCGCCCGGCCCTCGAAGAGGTGCTGCCGGTCGGGGCCAGCTCCGGTGCGGCCATGGCCGCCGGCGCCGTCGCCCAGCTGACCAACCTGATCCAGGGGCCGGGCCGCCGGCGCGTGGCCATCGACGCCACCGGGCCGATCAGCGCCCTGTACTGA
- a CDS encoding IPT/TIG domain-containing protein: protein MRTPKFTVKRAVSMTVAGALAIAGTVAVANIAQAASTAIKISPAATGSTAGGNQLTVTGTGFQDSTGADVAAAVRFILGTTCGVDATAGTAATAFNVVSKTKVGVTSPAVAAGSWMLCIFDGTTATQTLLGGGKFVVAAPATATTISGAVTNVAKASALGGTTVVVTGTNFSKTTTATIDGVKAAATYVSATKLSVKLPAHAAGTGFSIKVDNGYGSAMTTDTVSFVPVVTVSPTSGNGTAGNVVTITGSGFSGRTFSEVAGISIAFLPAGTALVSGTTTIASLDTCTSVMVESDTTLSCKAPALTTGAYSVQFLTALASEYDADYSTISKSATYTVAAF from the coding sequence ATGCGTACCCCCAAGTTCACGGTCAAGCGGGCCGTCAGTATGACCGTCGCCGGCGCCCTGGCCATCGCGGGCACCGTGGCCGTCGCCAACATCGCCCAGGCGGCGAGCACGGCCATCAAGATCAGTCCCGCGGCCACCGGTTCGACGGCGGGTGGAAACCAGCTCACCGTCACCGGTACTGGCTTCCAGGATTCCACGGGTGCGGACGTGGCCGCGGCGGTCAGGTTCATCCTCGGCACCACGTGTGGTGTGGACGCGACCGCCGGTACGGCCGCCACCGCGTTCAACGTGGTCTCCAAGACCAAGGTCGGGGTCACCTCGCCGGCGGTGGCCGCCGGTAGCTGGATGCTCTGTATCTTCGACGGCACCACGGCCACCCAGACCCTTCTGGGCGGCGGTAAGTTCGTCGTCGCGGCTCCGGCGACCGCCACCACCATCTCCGGTGCCGTCACCAACGTGGCCAAGGCGTCTGCTCTCGGCGGCACCACGGTCGTCGTGACCGGCACCAACTTCTCCAAGACCACCACCGCCACCATCGACGGGGTCAAGGCCGCGGCCACCTACGTCAGCGCCACCAAGCTCTCGGTCAAGCTCCCGGCGCACGCTGCGGGCACTGGCTTCAGCATCAAGGTGGACAACGGTTACGGCTCTGCTATGACCACCGACACGGTCAGCTTCGTGCCGGTCGTCACCGTCTCGCCGACCAGCGGCAATGGGACTGCCGGCAACGTGGTCACCATCACTGGTAGTGGTTTCAGCGGCAGGACCTTCAGCGAGGTGGCCGGCATCTCGATCGCCTTCCTCCCGGCCGGGACCGCGCTGGTCTCCGGAACCACCACGATCGCTTCGCTGGACACCTGCACCAGCGTCATGGTGGAGTCCGACACCACGCTGAGCTGCAAGGCCCCGGCGCTGACCACCGGTGCTTACTCGGTGCAGTTCCTGACCGCGCTTGCCAGCGAATACGACGCGGACTACAGCACCATCTCGAAGAGCGCCACCTACACGGTTGCCGCTTTCTGA
- a CDS encoding maleylpyruvate isomerase family mycothiol-dependent enzyme, translated as MVIPIDFLRIAANGTEQFADVLESADLGAPVPSCPGWTVVDLADHVGGVHQWATHAIVVGNAGGKPTAAPRDRDGLVAWYRESATGLLRALRERPDDAPAWHFGPGPQVSGWWKRRQAHEITMHRWDLHQALGRENRIDPALAADGVDEVRRIFFPRQVRLERMPPLTQSLAVVVAETGQEFVFSGDGTTDEPADATVTGPAEALYLALWHRISPDDPCLEITGEVEVVRSVLGAQVTA; from the coding sequence ATGGTCATCCCGATCGATTTCCTGCGGATCGCCGCGAACGGCACCGAACAGTTCGCCGACGTGCTGGAGTCCGCCGACCTGGGGGCGCCGGTGCCGTCCTGCCCGGGCTGGACCGTCGTCGACCTTGCCGATCACGTCGGTGGGGTGCACCAGTGGGCCACCCACGCGATCGTCGTGGGCAACGCGGGCGGGAAGCCCACCGCCGCGCCGCGCGACCGGGACGGGCTGGTCGCCTGGTACCGGGAGTCGGCCACCGGCCTGCTGCGGGCGCTGCGGGAGAGGCCGGACGACGCCCCGGCCTGGCACTTCGGGCCCGGACCGCAGGTGTCGGGCTGGTGGAAGCGGCGGCAGGCACACGAGATCACGATGCATCGGTGGGACCTCCACCAGGCGCTCGGCCGGGAGAACCGCATTGATCCCGCGCTCGCGGCCGACGGGGTGGACGAGGTCCGCAGGATTTTCTTCCCCCGGCAGGTGCGGCTGGAACGGATGCCACCGCTGACGCAGTCGCTGGCCGTGGTGGTGGCCGAGACCGGGCAGGAGTTCGTATTCTCCGGCGACGGCACGACGGACGAGCCGGCCGACGCCACGGTCACCGGGCCCGCCGAGGCGCTCTATCTGGCTCTCTGGCACCGCATCTCGCCCGACGACCCGTGCCTGGAGATCACCGGCGAGGTGGAGGTCGTTCGTTCCGTGCTCGGCGCGCAGGTGACTGCGTGA
- the mmuM gene encoding homocysteine S-methyltransferase codes for MDRPLVLDGGLSTELESRGHDISGTLWSAQLLLDAPDAVVDAHRAFLDAGADIVTTASYQASAEGFSRAGIPFATGQELIRRSVELARRAVEESGREALVAGSVGPYGAMLANGAEYTGDYGSVGVDELRDFHRPRLELLAEAGVDVLAVETIPSLAEVEALLAELDRLGHPAWLSLTTDGLLTRRGEPAGEAFSMATSVSSVIAVGVNCTDPSGVGLAVDLAVEFGGKPGVVYPNSGEGWDAVHRAWLPASQGLLLGDVDGWLRSGARIVGGCCRVTPDQIRSIADVVRP; via the coding sequence ATGGACAGGCCCCTCGTCCTGGACGGGGGTCTGTCCACCGAGCTCGAGAGCCGGGGCCACGACATCTCCGGCACTCTCTGGTCGGCCCAGCTCCTGCTGGACGCCCCCGACGCCGTCGTCGACGCGCACCGGGCCTTTCTCGACGCCGGTGCCGACATCGTCACCACCGCCAGCTACCAGGCCTCGGCCGAGGGTTTCTCTCGCGCGGGAATCCCTTTCGCCACGGGTCAGGAACTGATCCGGCGATCGGTCGAGCTGGCCCGCCGGGCCGTCGAGGAGTCCGGTCGCGAGGCCCTGGTGGCCGGCTCGGTGGGGCCCTACGGTGCGATGCTCGCCAACGGCGCCGAATACACCGGTGACTACGGATCGGTGGGGGTCGACGAACTCCGGGACTTCCACCGTCCCCGGCTCGAGCTCCTGGCCGAGGCCGGCGTCGACGTGCTGGCCGTCGAAACCATTCCCTCCCTCGCCGAGGTGGAGGCCCTGCTCGCCGAGCTGGACCGGCTGGGACACCCGGCGTGGCTCAGCCTCACCACCGACGGCCTGCTCACCCGCCGCGGCGAACCCGCCGGGGAGGCGTTCTCCATGGCCACGTCGGTGTCCTCGGTGATCGCCGTGGGCGTCAACTGCACCGACCCGTCGGGCGTGGGGCTCGCGGTCGACCTGGCCGTCGAGTTCGGCGGTAAACCCGGCGTGGTCTACCCCAACAGCGGTGAGGGCTGGGACGCGGTGCACCGGGCCTGGCTGCCGGCATCACAGGGCCTTCTGCTCGGCGACGTGGACGGCTGGCTGCGCTCGGGCGCCCGCATCGTCGGGGGCTGCTGCCGGGTCACCCCCGACCAGATCCGCTCGATCGCCGACGTGGTGCGCCCCTAG
- a CDS encoding DUF4235 domain-containing protein — protein MNSVMWKILSAASAIAAAQAANQSLNIIWKGATGGQPPTVPEDPETTWKEAIAWAALSGAIMGVARMFATRQAAAYYVRSTGKMPKALVRD, from the coding sequence ATGAATTCGGTGATGTGGAAGATCCTGTCGGCCGCGTCGGCGATTGCGGCGGCCCAGGCCGCCAACCAGTCGCTCAACATCATCTGGAAGGGCGCAACCGGTGGCCAGCCGCCGACCGTGCCCGAAGACCCGGAGACCACCTGGAAAGAGGCCATCGCCTGGGCCGCGCTGTCCGGCGCGATCATGGGCGTCGCCCGGATGTTCGCCACGCGGCAGGCTGCGGCCTACTACGTGAGGTCCACGGGCAAGATGCCCAAGGCCCTGGTGCGGGACTGA
- a CDS encoding ECF transporter S component → MRNILWTGPRLYAALAAIALAMVIYLVGLPAGVSVFDTTLADLTLPIALFVGTAGVAITAATARAGRWRVVDIVTASVLGVAGGLVFAVWNAASTPLRDAMVPPTSAIIAGVWLFPAVLGALVVRKPGAAVYTELVAAALSALVGNEWGFSTVWYGLVEGMGAEVVFALVLYRRYGLPTALFAGAGAGVAVGLLDSLIYYPETLGAAGKLAYVLIAMASGVVIAGIGSWLLTRALAATGTLAPLASGRSAERV, encoded by the coding sequence ATGAGAAACATTCTCTGGACCGGTCCGCGGCTGTACGCGGCCCTGGCCGCGATCGCGCTGGCGATGGTGATCTACCTGGTCGGCCTGCCGGCGGGCGTCTCGGTCTTCGACACGACACTGGCCGACCTGACACTGCCGATCGCGCTGTTCGTGGGCACGGCCGGCGTCGCGATCACCGCCGCCACGGCGAGGGCCGGACGCTGGCGGGTCGTGGACATCGTCACCGCCAGCGTGCTCGGTGTCGCGGGCGGCCTGGTGTTCGCGGTCTGGAACGCTGCCTCCACCCCGCTGCGGGACGCGATGGTGCCTCCCACCTCGGCGATCATCGCCGGGGTATGGCTGTTCCCGGCCGTGCTCGGGGCCCTGGTGGTGCGCAAGCCGGGCGCCGCGGTCTACACCGAGCTGGTCGCGGCGGCGCTCTCCGCGCTGGTGGGCAACGAGTGGGGCTTCTCCACGGTCTGGTACGGCCTGGTCGAGGGCATGGGGGCCGAGGTGGTGTTCGCCCTCGTGCTCTACCGGCGTTACGGGCTGCCCACCGCGCTGTTCGCCGGGGCCGGGGCCGGTGTCGCGGTCGGCCTGCTCGACAGCCTCATCTACTACCCGGAAACGCTCGGTGCGGCCGGGAAATTGGCCTACGTGCTGATCGCGATGGCTTCGGGTGTGGTGATCGCCGGGATCGGTTCGTGGCTGCTCACCCGGGCCCTGGCCGCCACCGGAACCCTGGCCCCACTGGCCTCGGGACGCAGCGCCGAACGTGTCTGA
- a CDS encoding ABC transporter ATP-binding protein, with translation MSEARPPLIEARGWGWRHSTRKAWAVQGLDLRVEPGERVLLLGASGAGKSTLLAGLAGLLDPEETGGDEEGALLLDGVQARRARQEAVQDGQALTGLLLQDPQAQTVLARCGDDVAFGLENHAVSDIWPRVRKALEGVGFPYDLAHPTGRLSGGERQRLALAGVLALDPGLLLLDEPTAMLDPEGADLVRRTIATVLELTGAGCILVEHRVQPWLPFIDRVVVLEPGGGVYADGPPDQVFDEQASSLVAAGVWVPGGRPEWRTRVSGEVLHDHERGLPLLTAEKLAARRPGQAEPPVRDVDLTVRAGRALAVTGPNGAGKSTLALALAGLTAPAAGDLTASERLAKGLGPHPHAWKAGQLVSRIGTVFQDPQHQFVAPTVAGELAVGPERVAAQGKSWWQRQPGGHASAIGSEEILQRLRLDHLARANPYTLSGGEQRRLSVATVLATAPDVLVLDEPTFGQDARTWTELTTLLLELLGEGRAVVAATHDLDLVTVLADHGEVMAL, from the coding sequence GTGTCTGAGGCCCGCCCTCCGCTGATCGAGGCGCGGGGCTGGGGCTGGCGGCACTCCACCCGCAAGGCCTGGGCGGTGCAGGGGCTCGACCTGCGGGTCGAGCCCGGCGAGCGGGTGCTGCTGCTCGGTGCCAGCGGGGCCGGTAAGTCCACCCTGCTCGCGGGTCTGGCCGGGCTGCTCGACCCGGAGGAGACCGGAGGGGACGAGGAGGGGGCCCTGCTGCTGGACGGCGTGCAGGCCCGTCGGGCGCGGCAGGAAGCCGTGCAGGACGGGCAGGCTCTCACCGGCCTGCTGCTGCAGGACCCGCAGGCCCAGACGGTACTGGCCCGGTGCGGTGACGACGTGGCCTTCGGGCTGGAGAACCACGCCGTGTCCGACATCTGGCCCCGGGTGCGGAAAGCCCTGGAAGGCGTGGGGTTTCCCTATGATCTGGCCCATCCGACCGGAAGGCTGTCCGGTGGGGAACGGCAACGGCTCGCCCTGGCCGGGGTGCTCGCGCTCGATCCGGGCCTGCTGCTGCTCGACGAACCCACCGCCATGCTCGACCCGGAGGGCGCCGACCTGGTGCGCCGCACGATCGCGACTGTGCTGGAACTGACCGGTGCGGGCTGCATTCTCGTTGAGCACCGGGTGCAGCCGTGGCTACCGTTCATCGATCGGGTCGTGGTGCTGGAACCCGGCGGTGGCGTGTACGCGGACGGACCGCCGGATCAGGTCTTCGACGAGCAGGCTTCGTCGCTGGTCGCGGCGGGTGTGTGGGTGCCTGGAGGGCGTCCGGAATGGAGGACGCGGGTGAGCGGGGAGGTTCTGCACGACCACGAACGGGGTTTGCCACTGCTCACGGCGGAGAAGCTGGCGGCTCGCCGACCGGGTCAGGCCGAGCCTCCGGTGCGGGACGTCGACCTGACGGTCCGGGCCGGGCGGGCGCTCGCCGTGACCGGGCCCAACGGGGCCGGGAAGTCGACCCTGGCGTTGGCCCTGGCGGGCCTGACCGCTCCCGCGGCCGGCGACCTCACGGCCTCCGAACGGCTTGCGAAGGGTCTCGGCCCGCACCCGCACGCCTGGAAGGCGGGTCAGCTGGTGAGCCGGATCGGCACGGTGTTCCAGGACCCGCAGCATCAGTTCGTCGCGCCGACCGTGGCCGGGGAGCTCGCGGTCGGGCCGGAACGGGTTGCGGCTCAAGGTAAAAGCTGGTGGCAGCGCCAACCGGGCGGGCACGCGTCCGCCATCGGGTCGGAAGAGATCCTGCAGCGCCTGCGGTTGGACCACCTGGCGCGGGCCAACCCCTACACCCTGAGCGGGGGCGAGCAGCGGCGGCTCTCGGTGGCGACCGTGCTGGCCACCGCCCCCGACGTGCTGGTGCTCGACGAGCCGACCTTCGGGCAGGACGCGCGCACCTGGACCGAGCTCACCACGCTGTTGCTGGAGTTGCTGGGCGAGGGCCGGGCGGTGGTCGCGGCCACGCACGACCTCGACCTGGTGACGGTGCTGGCCGACCACGGAGAGGTGATGGCGCTGTGA
- a CDS encoding energy-coupling factor transporter transmembrane component T has protein sequence MTALLEGLDIREASRAPLARANPAAKLAVASVISIGLILTVDPVTAGVALALELLALPFCGLSPRKLFRSSWIILLGAIPAGLLTLVFGVDDGATLIGLGPVTITEGSLSSAIAITLRILAIGLPGVVLLATTDPTDLADALAQNLHLPHRFVLSALAALRLVGLLAQEWQTLTMARRARGLGHGLKQALGQVFALLVIAIRRGTVLATTMEARGFGVDAPRTWARPSRFTWFDGVVVLGGVLVAVASTAAGIAAGTWNLVLT, from the coding sequence GTGACTGCGCTGCTGGAGGGTCTGGACATCCGCGAGGCCTCCCGGGCGCCTCTGGCCCGGGCCAATCCGGCCGCGAAACTGGCTGTGGCATCGGTGATCTCGATCGGCCTGATCCTCACGGTGGATCCGGTGACGGCAGGGGTGGCCCTGGCCCTGGAGTTGCTGGCGCTGCCCTTCTGCGGTCTGAGCCCCCGGAAACTGTTCCGCAGCAGCTGGATCATCCTGCTCGGGGCGATCCCGGCCGGACTGCTCACGCTGGTGTTCGGGGTGGACGACGGGGCCACCCTGATCGGGCTCGGCCCGGTGACGATCACCGAGGGCTCGCTCAGCTCGGCGATTGCGATCACCCTGCGGATCCTGGCGATCGGGCTGCCCGGGGTGGTGCTGCTGGCTACCACCGACCCCACCGACCTGGCCGACGCGCTGGCCCAGAACCTGCACCTGCCGCACCGGTTCGTGCTCTCCGCCCTGGCCGCTCTGCGCCTGGTCGGTCTGCTGGCCCAGGAGTGGCAGACGCTGACGATGGCCCGTCGTGCCCGGGGTCTCGGCCATGGTCTGAAACAGGCGCTGGGTCAGGTGTTCGCGCTGCTGGTCATCGCGATCCGGCGGGGTACGGTGCTGGCGACCACGATGGAGGCCCGGGGATTCGGGGTGGACGCACCCCGCACCTGGGCGCGGCCCAGCCGGTTCACCTGGTTCGACGGGGTGGTGGTGCTGGGTGGTGTGCTGGTGGCGGTGGCTTCCACGGCCGCGGGGATCGCGGCAGGCACCTGGAACCTGGTGCTCACCTAG